The window aatgttgggaatcattaagaaagagatagataataagacagaaaatatcacattgcctctgtcatggtacaattccccactctgaaccttagcgtccaaaagatggggtaccagcatgaattcctctaagctcagttaccagcttagaacctgtagcgctgccaccaaccaggaattccagtgcttggtacactctggtccccccaaaacctggcccggggacccccaagacccagaccctctggatcttaacacaaggaaagtaaaccctttccctcaccgttgcctctcccaggcttcccctccctgggttaccctggaagatcactgtgattcaaactccttgaatcacaaaacagagaggacagttcaccttcctcccccttctctcttcccctcccagactctccctgagagagaaagtaatcctgacacagagagaaattagcctctctctcccccttccctcctttctccccaccaattccctggtggatccagaccaagtcccctgggatctcacatcagaataaaaaaaccaatcaggttattaaacaagaaaagcttttaattaaagaagaaaaacagtaaaaattatctttgtaaatttaagatggaatatgttacagggtctttcagctatagacactgggaacaccctcccagtctaagtatacaagtacaaattaaaatgttttcagcaaaatccaatttgaactctttccagccaaatacacatttgcaaataaagaaaacaaacataagcctaactcgccttatctacctagtactcactattttgaatctataagaacctgtattaaggagattggagagaaacctggttgcacgtctggtccctctgagcccccagagtgaacaacaaccaaaacactaacagcacacacaaaaacttccctccctcaagatttgaaagtatcctgtcctctgattggtcctctggtcaggtgacagccaggctcactgaacttgttaactctttactgTCAAAgcgatataaagtacttctgtgctattaacttttcttatctgtttatgacagcctctatataaatccatggtatgcccacatctcgaatactgcaggcaaatgtggtcaccccatctcaaaaaatattggaattggaaaaggttcagaaaagggcaacaaacatgattagggtCATggatggcaggtttgtagaaatgttggtggtgcccagaacccacccctgcccaaactccaCCCTCCCAAAACTcttccccccacctgcccaaggctctgggagggagtttgggtaggggaggaggtctggggtgcaggagaggtgcagggtgcaggtgctgggagaaagtttggggatgggaggggatctggagggagggggtgcaggatctgggagggagcttgggggaaggagggggtgcagaggtggggttgggtttggggtggggctgaggatgagaggtttggggtgttggagagggctctgggctatgGCATAGGGGTGGGGTatggagtgagggctctggctggggctggaaatgaggagtttggggtcttggaggggctcagggctagggtagagGGTTGAGGGAGCGGTAGGGGAGTCAAAGTTCTGGCTGGGgttatgggctctggggtggggaagggctggggatgagtttggggtgcaggccgCTCCGGGACAGGgatcagagaggaggactccccctagccctttccctgccagcagcagtgagctctgggggaggagccaccctctcccacctccccagcagcacactcacccccaccactgtcactgcatgtgctcctagagccccactcaggtccaggaatctccgtTGCCTCCCCCATGGTGGGTGCTGGGAGGTGCTGCGTGCGCCTTCTCCCCTGCTGTTGCTCCTGACTGTAGCCTAACTGGAGGTgaggatggggctgcctccttgccccgcatggggcaggagtggtgactgcgggcaggggtgggggggttgtgaTGGTGGACAGTCCCGCTGGAAAAGGGAAGAGTCTGAGGTGGAAGGACAGgcttaaggcctggtccacactatgcagttaaaccgattttaacagcgttaaatcgatttaacactgtacccgtccacactacaatgcactttatatcgatttaaagggctctttaaatcgatttctgtactcctccccaacgagaggagtaacgctaaaattgatattaacatatcgatttagggttagtgtggccgcaaatcgaagttattggcctccgggcggtatcccacagtgcaccactggctgctctggacaggaatctgaactctaatgcactggccaggtatacaggaaaagccctgctaacttttgaattgcatttcctgtttggccagcgtggagctctcatcagcacagttgaccacgcagagctcatcagcacaggtaacaatgcagtctcctgagaatagaaaagagcaccagcatggaccgcacgagaggtaaTGGATCTTATCGCTtgggggagaggattcagtgctaacagaaatGAGTtcaaaaagacgaaatgaaaaaacttttgaaaaaatttccaggaccatgatggagagaggccacaccagggactcagtgcagtgcagagagaaagtgaaggagctcagacaagcctaccataaaaccaaagcagcaaagggaagatcagggtcagagccaaaaacatgccgcttctacactgagctgcatgcaattttagggggctgcgccaccactacccccccttgtctgtggattccgaggtgggggttataatctcaaccatggatgaggattcagcggagggggaagatgaggaggaggaagaggaggatgagcttgcagagagcgcacagcactccattctccccgatagccaggagctttttgtgacccagacagaattaccctcccagccttcccaagccactagcccagacagtgaagccatggaagcgacctctggtgagtgtacctttgtaaatataaaacatggtttaaaagcaagcgttttttaatgattgatttgccatgagggctttggatgcattcgcggccagtaaagttactggaaaagtttgttaacatgtctggggatggagcagaaatcctccagagacgtctccatgaagcgctcctggaggtactccaaaagcctttgcagaaggtttttgGGCAAGGCAGctttgttccgtccaccatggtaggacactttaccacaccatgcatgtagcaaataatcgggtatcattgcatgacaaagcatagctgcgtatggtcccggtgattgcaggcattcaagaaacatccgttctttatctcgctctgttatcctcagcagagtgatatcgttcatggaaACCTgattgaaattaaggaatttaagtaaggggacagagagataGGGGAGgtgaggaaggatagcgctgagctttttagcgtttggccagcaggaatcttcccagctaccagccacgcggtgggggggggaggaaggggggtgattagcagtgatcttccatgataccagccatgcggtgggggtaggggtaaagcaattctagagaattggattggggaggggaggggctggcgtctgctgctccttgttaataggaaagaagcagcaaagggacCTGTGtttatgaaggctggagaagctttgccttaccatgaccgcatgcaagctgaattgtgatgcccggacctgcgtctgtgagatctgtaacaccagagccgcaggcactcaatattaaaaaatgcaaaatgcgaccttgtagtgaaatcacatgtgctatgtaaggtgaatagtgttgttcactgtgaaagagtataaccattgttctgtaaaatgtatctttttaaatccttctctccctattttcccccactcatgcagctgcacatttttcaagcctccctactccatcccgaaggctagctcagataaggtggaggaagaagaggacgcgagatgaaatgttctcagaaatcatggaagtaacccgcaatgaaagagctcatctgagggagtggaaggacgtggtagcaaagtaccagaaagatgccagtgaacgtgagaacaggagggaccaacgtgaggataggaaggacgaatgtgaggataggagagacactcgagatgagaggtgtaggcaggaagatcagcggtggtgggatgcaacgctggagctgctgcgtgatcaaactgacatcctccgacgtctggtggatcttcaggaggagcagcggggtcacagagtgccgctgcagcccatgtttaaccaccctcagtactcaccatgttccatgtcttcctcacccagacatgtaagaacgcgtgggggaaggctttatGCACCAGCCCACTctacccccgtggacagtccaaccaaaaggctgtcattacattgaaatgtgcttaatggccttttccttccctcctatcctcctgcCAAACCACtcctgggataccttgttaattaacttcctctttttataattacatgctttttaaacgaagggggagggtgggttgcttacagggaatgacttttaataaagaatacatgctttttaaacgatgtTGACTTTATTCTATAGTgactgtaatcgaagggggagggtgggttgcttacaggaggagtcaataaagggggggaggttcatgaaggggaaacaaacacagcagtcacaccgttccctggcccgtgatgaaactcgttttcaaggcttctctgatgtgcactgcttcctggtgagctcttctaatcgccctggtgtctggctccgcgtaatcagcggccaggtgatttgcctcagcctcccaccccgccataaaggtctccaccttactttcacagagattgtggagcacatagcaagcagcaataacaaaggggacattggtttggctgatgtctgagcgagtgagtaatgtgcgccagcgagcctttaaacggccaaatgtacattctaccaccatcctgcacttgctcagcctgtagctgaacagctcctgaccactgtccaggctgcctgtgtatggcttcatgagccatggcatcaaggggtaggctgggtcacccagataacgacaggcatttcaacatccccaactgttattttctggtccgggaagtaagtcccttgctgcagccgtttaaacagaacagtgcttctgaagaggtaagcatcatgaacccttcctggccatcccacgtggatgttggtgaaacgtcccttgtgatccaccagtgcttgcagcaccattgaaaagtatcccttgcggtttatgtactgggtgccctggtgctccggtgccaagatagggatatgggttccatctatcgccccccccccacagttagggaatcccattgcagcaaagccatccactatgacctgcacgtttcccagagtcacaacctttcatagcagcagcttaatgattgctttggctacttgcaacacagcagcccccacagtagattttcccactccaaattgatttccaactgaccggtagctgtctggcattgcaagcttccagagggctattgccactcgcttctccactgtgagggctgctctcatcttggtattatggcgtttcagggcaggggaaagcaagtcacaaagttcaaagagagtgctcttacgcatgcgaaagtttcgcagccactgcgaatcgtcccacacctgcaaaactatgcggtctcactagtctgtgcttgtttccctggcccaaaattggcattcaatgggtagaacctcctccattaccagcaggagctccaaagcgcaggggcccgcggttagggagaaatcagtgtccatgtcctcatcactctcgtcgccgcgctgccgtagctgcctcctcctcacctgcctttgcagttcatggttcaccatagactacacgagaatgcgcaaggtgtttacaaggtccacgattgcgctattgatctgagcagggtccatgcttgctgtgctatggcgtttgctttaAGTTCACccagaaaaaaggtgtgaaatggttgtccgctgctttcaggaagggaagggtaaggctgtacccagaaccacccgcgacaatgatttttgccccatcaggcactggagtattaacccagaattctaaggggcaagggagactgcaggaactatgggatagctatggaatagctacccacagtgcaacactccggaaatcaatgctagcctcggaccatggatgcacactgctgaattaatgtgcctagtgtggccgcgtgcaatcgactttataatatctgttttataaaaccggtttatgttaatttgaaattatcctgtagtgtagacatagcctaagagtcagtctgccctggcattTAGATGGGAGACTAGGACCCTGTgacagcagttgctgcagggaggcagcatggagctgcagggaagAAGCAGGGATGCTCTGCTTCCTCCGGGGCCTAGGGACGTGCATGGGGCCAGCAAGCAGGAGCCGGGGGACACTTGGGGGAggcgcaggggggcagcaggtggggctgtgggggagaccTGGCCCCAAACATTAGTGGAACTGGGCCCCTGGGCTCTGAATATTACTGGTGCCTGGGCACTGCATGGCTATATAACTCTCTTCccattattagggatatggaacggcagccatatgaggagacattaataagactgggacttttcagcttggaaaacagatgactaagtggggatatgattgagggctataaaatcatgactgctgtgctgaaagtaaataaggaagtgttatttactccttctcataacacaagaactaggggtcaccaaatgaaattaataggcagcaagtttaaaacaaacagaagaaatattttttcatacaacacacagtcagtgtgaactccttgccagaggatgttgtgaagccaagactataacagagttcaaaaagagctagataagttcatggaggataagtccatcaatggctattagcgaggatggacagggatggtgtctctagcctctgtttgccagaaactgagaATGGgcaacgggggatggatcacttgatgattacctgttctgttcattccctctggggcacctggcattagccactgtcggaagacaggatactgggctagatggacctttgatgtAACctagtatggtcgttcttatgttcttaatggaTTGCTATTGAGATCTCATAAATAACACTCTTGGTATCCGCTTCAGCTGTAGCTTCTCCACATGAGCAAGCAATTACATTTAAATTAGATAATATTCAATTGTAAGATGTTCTGCCTTTTATACGGCAAGACATTCAGGAAAAAATGGCTTGATCATAGCATAAATAACTCATCTCTTGCTCTTGGCTTTCTTCTGCATAGTTCCTGCCAAACTCTGTTGGAGTTTTTATTCTTGTTCAATAAGTAAAAAGGAATTATGCTTGTCAGAAAGAGTGTCTCATTTATTTATCCAAATACTTTTCCTTCTGTTTCATTGCATCATCTTCTAAAAATAGAGATAGGTAAAGTGGCAGTGTTAATCTTTACCCTGTCAACTATTTTGTGCATGATACTTTAATTTCCTTTATAGTAAATTACCTGAAATTTGCCTCAAACCTCTCaggaattttctttctttctttctttctttctttctttctttctttctttctttctttctttctttctttctcagaacacagcagtcacaccctCTGACAATCAAAAAGAATCATTTGGTGAAACTGTCAAATCTTTATCAGATTATACTTTTTGTATTAAATTTCTTCTATCAGTATAAGGAAGTATTTGGAGAATTAGAAATCagttatttaatttttgttttccatAAAGATAATCATGGAGTCATAGACAAAAGGATTTGTAAACTATgagtggtttcagagtagcagccatgttagtctgtatccgcaaaaacaacaggagtacttacagcaccttagaggctaacaaatttatttcagcatgagctttcgtgagctacagcccacttcctccaatgcacagaatggaacacacagacaggagatatttatacatacagagaacatgaaaaggaggaagtatgcataccaacaggaagagtctaatcaattgagatgagctatcatctgcaggagaaaaaaaacctttgaagtgataattaagatgactcatagaaggtgtgaggagaacttaacataaggaaatagattcaattagtgtaatgacccaactattcccagtctctgtttaagcctgagttaattgtatctaatttgcatattaatttgagttcagcagtctctctttggagtctgtttttgaagtttttttgttgcaagattgccaccttcaagtctgtcactgagtggttagagaggttgaagtgttctcctgctgatttttgaatgtcatgattcctgatgtcagatttgtgtccctttattcttttgcgtggagtctgtccggtttggccaatgtacattgcagaggggcattgctggcatatgatggcatatatcacgttggtagatgtgcaggtgaacgagcccctggtggcttggctgatgtgattaggtcctatgatggtgtcactggaatagatatgtggacagagctggcatcgggttttgttgcaaggataggttcctgggttagtgtttatgttgtatggtgtgtggttgctggtgagtatttgcttcaggttgggaggttgtctataagcgaggactggcctgtctcccaagctctgtccacatatctattcaggtgacacaatcataggacctaatcacatcagccacgccaacaggggctcgttcacctgcacatctaccaacgtgatatatgccatcatatttcagcaatgcccctctgcaatgtacattggccaaaccggacagtctccacTCAAAGGAATAaagggacacaaatctgacatcaggaatcatgacattcaaaaaccagcaggagaacacttcaacctctctaaccactcagtgacagacttgaaggtggcaatcttgcaacaaaaaacttcaaaaacagactccaaagagagactgctgaactcaaattaatatgcaaattagatacaattaactcaggcttaaacagagactgggaatagttgggtcattacactaaatgaatctatttccctatgttaagttctcctcacaccttctatgggtcatcttaattatcactttaaaaggtttttttctcctgctgatgatagctcatctcaattgattagactcttcctgttggtatgcatacttctgccttttcatgttctctgtatgtataaatatctctgatctgtgtgttccattctgtgcatctgaagaagtgagctgtagctcacgaaagctcatgctgaaataaatttgttagtctctaagatgccacaagtacttctgttctttaaaATATGAGTGTGATTCTGCTCTAATAGTTGTTTTACATGTGTGCAGAGTTCTTAACTCCAGTGAAGTTACTCCATATTTACatgtgtaagtgagaggagaatcaggccttccaGGCGAAATACCCTATTCCCTTATGTTTGGGTACATACTATTTTTAATATATGGTTTTTGTCAAGAGTTACTTCAAACATGCTCTCATTCCTGTATTTATTTGATAAACTAATCTTCATTGtttgaattctctctctctctctctcattctctctctctctctttctccaaaaaagaaaaaaaagaaaaaaaaagtcttctaaAGCTTTGAACTTCTTCCCCACCTAATAACATTCATAGCATATCATTGTAGTATAGTTTGTGGTACAGGTAGTTTAAATTGCATTTAGCAGTTTGATATTCTATTGTATTTTGGAAATTTTAATGACTTTTAATTACTTTTCTACTGTATTCCCCAGTTCAAATGATGAGCACTCAACCAGTTTACTCTGTTTTGAATTGCACTTTTCTGAGAAACCAAACGTATGGTACTGTGGCAAAAACTCTATTATTCAGCTAGTGTTCCAGCCGGTGTAAATTGCCATAGCTCTAGTGAAAGCAGTGAATGTAACTCTATTCCAAGCAATTAGAGTACAATTGAATTTGGTATTGTGAAAATTTGGGGAATCTATCTGCAAAAAATGATCAGTTATGTGCGAGATTATGAACTCTCCCTATGTATCTTTACTAAGCCTCAGCCTTGGATGTCGGTCTCTTTACCTTTTGTTGCCTCTTTACTGGAGTGAAACTCCAGTCAGATACAGGGCTGACAATAGAGGGTTGTCTAATCTGGATGGTTCTCCATTGGAATGTAATCACTTTAGCCAAAATGCTGACCCCTTCCCAGAGGAATTGATTTAGCAGGGGACAGATGACCTAGTAACAAATACACCTCACAGGACTCTGATCAACTGTGGAGAATGACCAGGGAGTCCCCTGACTGGTGGACTTGAAGGGTAGAAGCTATTCTATTTGGTTCTCTCTTTCCAGCCATTTTTACCCACTTAAGAGAGGAGATACTGCTTAAAGAGCCAAATGAGGAACCATGCCCACCTGAACACAGATGATCCTCCTAAAGACTCCCTAAGGAAGGGTTAACTATAGTGGGTGGATATGTATGTAGGTTTCATTATTTTGTATGCGTACTTCTTATGTGATTGAGGAAAGTGCAACAGTGTTGTAGAAATCTATTCAAACTGTCTATGTGTTTTATATGCCACAATTACCACCTGACTCCTGAAAGAAGTAAACACTACCCAGAAGACTCACACCTTCAGTGGGAATCTGGGATTTAGTGAGTTTAAGCTACAGGGAGGAATCTGAAAAGTCAGTACTGGTTCCAGAGGCTAGGCAACTGGGCTGTGTGGTCACAACTCTCCGGAAGGGGTTCTAGACCAAGAGTGTGAACTCCGATAGTATGCCTTGGGACCTCAAGACTAGGACAGTGCCTGGACTCTGTTCAAACTCTGGAGGCTTAAAACACTGAGGGATCCAGAGTCTGGATTCCACTCATAGTAATCTAGAAGGCTGCCGGCCTGGGGAGCCAGTGATCAAAAAATCCAGACTCCATGTTACCAACCAAACCTAAACCCAAACCAATTTGGAGCACTGCAACAGCTTGGCAGGGCTCTTCTGACAAAACTAGCAATAGCATTTATTACTGTAACTAGTTAAGCCTGCAATTCATATGATGGTTTGCATTTGTATTATTTTATGAAATATATAAAACGGGAAGTTCAAGTTAATGAAGTTACAGCAGGAATAAATTCGGCCCATAGTGCTGGGCTATTTGGAATCTCTTCACTTGAGTTGAAGAAATACATAAATGGAAGATGTGCAGGTAAATTTTAATATTCAGACTTTCTGCCACAGGCAAGCCCTTTGGCTGTCATTAAAATGTCTTATTTCTCTTCACTTAGTCACTAGAGGTTCCAATATAAAATTGACATTTCTTTTAAGATGGTTTTTCACTCAAATAGCATTAAGCTTTTAGGCAAcattcaatattttaaatttcctttTGCTAGTCACTCCCTTTCCGTCCACCCACCTCACAAAGTCAAATCACATCCCTATGCATATTTCTCCAAAGAAACCAAACACaactttgagcaggggtttggactagatcagtgtttctcaaactgtggccGGCACTTGTGTAGGAAAAACCCCTGGTAGGCTGgggaggtttgtttacctgccccatccgcaaggacagccaatcgcagctcccacgggccacagttcgctgctccaggccgaTGGGGGCTGCTGAAAGTgacgcaggccgagggatgtactggccaccgcttccagcagctcccattggcctggaacagtgaaccaaggccagtgggagctgtgatcagctggacttgctgacagggcaggtaaacaaaccggcccggcctgccaggggctttccctacacaagcagtggccccagtttgaaaaacactggactagatgacctcttgaggtctcttcaaccctaatcttctatgattctatgattctatgacaactCAACTGGCTATAATAACGGATGCTATTGCTAATAAAGTAATATAACCCaatgttaaatttaaaaataaaacaaacaaattcttCCATACTGGTTACCACATGCCATCATTTTAGCTATTTAATACCCTGTATTCATTTTCCTAGTGAATATTATGAGTACCATTTTCAAGAACCATATAATTTATCTGTCCTGAAAATGGATTGCATATATCCTCCAGTATCCTTATTCTCCGCCAAAGTTCCTTGGCCTTTGTGCAGTGGCTTTAACAGTGATGTGATATTTGGGAGAAACCTCACTCATAGTGCTTATTGCTTGAATCCTTGGAAAAGTCCATGACCACAGTAACCACATTAGATTGGCTCATGTACTGCACATTTTGTGAGGCAATTCAGAAACACATAAAAGACTTCAAGATTATAATCTGTTGCTTAAAGATATAACATTTGAAAGTACTTTGCTGTCAgcccaaataaacaaaaattgaatTTCTCTCCTGAAAATATACAATCTGAGCCAGAGATTGTTTCAACTCAACTTGTTTAACCTCCCAAAGAGGAGATATGTGTCATTTTAAAGTCATAATTTTATTTGTCAAGCATTCTGTTTCCAATGAAGCTTGTTGGATGTTAAATTTTATTAACTTAACAACACAAGTAAGTTAATGATTATCCATTTTCTTCATAGCATGTTCATGAAGCTTTCTAAAGCTGTTAGGTGGAAGTATATTAAAATTAGATggcatttttaaatttacttaaaaaaattgtGTGAGCATTGCCTAATTCTCATACGGATCTTATAAACCTGAATTAAGGTGCATAGGGTAGAGAACAGAGTAAGAATTAAATAGCAAAGAGGCTAGGTAGTCTAGTTTTAATGCAATCAGCTTGACTCTCATGGGTTCAGAGATGTAAATCACAAGTAAAAGTAAAATCAGCAATGTCTGTTTATACTCTAATGATATGTGTCTACAGCATAAAACCACGACAAAATCTGGACTGACTGGCAGCCACTATTTAGAAAAACCTCCATGGATGAGGGATGTTCATGCTGCTACAAAACTTGTGAATGACTGTCCTTTTTGCTGTTCCTCTATGCAGTGCTATGTAATGGCTAGAgccaaggccagctccaggcaccagcacagcaagcaggtgcttggggagtccaacagaaaggggcagtacggctcttcagcggcaatttggcggcaggtccttcccttgaagaatgaagcggcggtggtagagctgctgccaattgcagctttttttccttttttttttcttctgctgtttggggcggcaaaaacgctggagctggccctggctag of the Gopherus flavomarginatus isolate rGopFla2 chromosome 1, rGopFla2.mat.asm, whole genome shotgun sequence genome contains:
- the LOC127050053 gene encoding uncharacterized protein LOC127050053, coding for MDEDSAEGEDEEEEEEDELAESAQHSILPDSQELFVTQTELPSQPSQATSPDSEAMEATSAAHFSSLPTPSRRLAQIRWRKKRTRDEMFSEIMEVTRNERAHLREWKDVVAKYQKDASERENRRDQREDRKDECEDRRDTRDERCRQEDQRWWDATLELLRDQTDILRRLVDLQEEQRGHRVPLQPMFNHPQYSPCSMSSSPRHVRTRGGRLYAPAHSTPVDSPTKRLSLH